A genomic segment from Necator americanus strain Aroian chromosome III, whole genome shotgun sequence encodes:
- a CDS encoding hypothetical protein (NECATOR_CHRIII.G13220.T1): MRFRCGALFCSQSAPGLLVFKWGNKKKKPPKGKEAPKHITAAVEKFLKKKLPEDEFFSWVEATAKDGKMYTYAITGELSRIQEFDRVAFDGHTELKNIENAALIKPTPFDSVRRFCFDLTSLSTYPQTLFSATLLLYESLQPTGAKGQRIRSQFDNNFQSY; the protein is encoded by the exons ATGAGATTTAGATGCGGTGCCTTGTTCTGTTCGCAATCTGCGCCTGGATTGCTTGTTTTTAAATgggggaacaaaaaaaaaaaaccgccaaAAGGGAAGGAGGCCCCCAAGCATATCACTGCAGCTGTGGAgaagtttctaaaaaaaaagctt CCCGAAGACGAATTTTTCAGCTGGGTAGAGGCCACTGCAAAAGATGGAAAGATGTACACTTATGCGATAACCGGAGAG CTCTCGAGAATTCAAGAATTTGATAGAGTGGCGTTCGATGGTCATACGGAACTGAAAAAT ATCGAAAATGCTGCATTAATAAAA CCAACTCCATTTGATTCTGTTCGGCGATTCTGCTTCGATTTGACGTCGCTCTCCAC CTATCCACAAACGCTGTTCTCTGCCACCCTCCTCTTGTACGAGTCACTACAGCCGACAGGTGCGAAGGGACAgcgtattcgaagccaatttGATAACAATTTTCAA AGCTACTGA